The following coding sequences are from one uncultured Desulfobacter sp. window:
- a CDS encoding DUF4338 domain-containing protein: protein MQIKQQTFCGRKFTGKEIALIQEVVATCGGLSRRELAHTVCELLEWKRPNDRLKVRECSDFLELLEAKGALTLPEKKQQTKIVFHKSIPQTPCKQPHSTLRGSVEEFTPLEIQRVQNREQRDLFKELIGRHHYLGYAMPFGARLQYLIYVNRPHREIVGCIQFSSPAWRMRARDEWIGWTDERRKVALQKVVNNSRFLILAPIQNLASMILSCSLRELRDDWEQQYGLKPMLVETFVDRQQFHGGCYRASTWIELGKTTGRGRMDRFGKRHGADVKTILVYPLEKDAVHQLREGI, encoded by the coding sequence ATGCAAATCAAGCAACAAACCTTTTGTGGTCGAAAGTTTACCGGTAAAGAAATCGCATTAATCCAGGAAGTCGTTGCTACCTGTGGAGGCCTTAGCCGACGAGAACTGGCACATACCGTATGCGAACTTCTGGAATGGAAACGCCCTAATGATCGGCTAAAAGTCCGGGAATGTAGTGATTTTTTGGAGCTTTTAGAGGCCAAGGGAGCTCTAACCCTTCCTGAAAAGAAACAACAAACAAAGATCGTTTTTCACAAGAGTATTCCCCAAACACCCTGTAAGCAACCCCACAGCACTTTGCGTGGCAGCGTAGAAGAATTTACACCTCTTGAGATACAGCGGGTTCAGAATCGAGAGCAGAGGGATCTGTTTAAGGAACTCATCGGTCGCCATCATTACCTGGGATATGCAATGCCTTTTGGCGCCAGATTGCAGTATCTGATTTATGTAAACCGTCCCCATCGAGAAATTGTGGGGTGCATCCAGTTCTCAAGCCCTGCCTGGCGGATGCGTGCTCGCGATGAATGGATCGGTTGGACAGATGAAAGGCGTAAGGTCGCTCTACAAAAGGTGGTGAACAACAGCCGTTTTCTGATCCTTGCTCCCATCCAAAATTTAGCGAGCATGATACTGTCATGTAGTCTCCGGGAACTCAGAGATGATTGGGAACAGCAGTATGGTCTTAAACCCATGCTGGTAGAGACATTTGTGGATCGACAACAATTCCACGGTGGCTGTTATCGGGCATCGACCTGGATTGAGTTGGGGAAAACCACTGGTCGTGGGCGCATGGACCGATTCGGCAAACGTCATGGCGCTGATGTAAAAACCATATTAGTATATCCACTGGAAAAAGATGCTGTTCACCAACTCAGGGAGGGGATATGA
- a CDS encoding ISKra4 family transposase, translating into MNPAVSLSAVEHLPSPVIDPGQKCYDDIVNFLNSKENHSVKLSDLEQELEKRGRELMRILLQEHLDKLGPSHCEEPVCGADGIVRPKVRPQDRKIETVFGTVSESRAGYGNKGVASLHPLDARLNLPPELYSLELRRRVAENASKSSFDETVETIKKTTGADIPKRQVEELTQRAARDFDAFYEIRQCSPADETVTGPILVITTDGKGVVMHEQDLREQTRKAARKRKPQMESRLSKGEKKNAKRMATVAAVYTIDTFKRTPQDLLPGNDKSNTKTSPHPEQKRVWASLEKSAEQVIASAFSEASHRDPNHEKHWVALVDGENQQLRILKRMAKRQNVALTIIVDIIHVIEYLWKAGRAFHPKSGPELEKWVQYRLAKVLDGKAGLMAGGMRRSATLKKFTDKQRKPVEACATYLKNKAPYLEYHHYLDLGLPIATGVIEGACRHLVKDRMDITGAKWRLSSAEAVLRLRALRSSNDFDEYWNFHEACEYERNHRALYQHGEVPATKLPKPSPKRRGHLKVIK; encoded by the coding sequence ATGAATCCAGCGGTTTCCCTTTCTGCTGTGGAGCATTTACCTTCCCCCGTCATTGATCCGGGGCAAAAATGCTATGATGATATTGTCAATTTTCTTAATTCCAAGGAGAATCATTCAGTGAAACTCAGTGATTTGGAACAAGAACTTGAAAAACGAGGACGTGAGCTGATGCGCATCCTGCTTCAGGAACATTTAGACAAGCTCGGTCCCAGTCATTGTGAAGAGCCGGTCTGTGGAGCCGATGGCATTGTTCGACCGAAAGTGAGGCCACAGGATCGAAAAATCGAAACCGTATTTGGAACGGTATCGGAAAGTCGTGCCGGATATGGAAACAAGGGCGTGGCAAGTTTGCACCCGTTGGATGCCCGATTGAATCTTCCCCCAGAACTTTATTCCCTCGAACTTCGTCGCCGTGTGGCTGAAAACGCTTCAAAGAGTTCTTTTGACGAGACTGTCGAAACGATCAAGAAAACCACTGGAGCCGATATTCCCAAACGTCAGGTAGAAGAGTTAACACAGCGAGCAGCTCGGGATTTTGACGCATTTTATGAAATACGGCAATGCAGCCCGGCGGATGAGACAGTTACTGGTCCAATACTGGTAATCACCACCGATGGTAAGGGCGTGGTAATGCATGAGCAGGACCTGCGGGAACAAACCCGGAAAGCTGCCCGGAAACGAAAGCCTCAGATGGAAAGCCGGCTATCCAAAGGGGAAAAGAAAAATGCCAAGCGAATGGCAACCGTTGCCGCTGTATATACTATAGATACGTTTAAACGTACGCCCCAAGACTTGCTTCCGGGGAATGACAAGTCGAATACAAAAACAAGCCCTCACCCGGAACAAAAGCGTGTATGGGCAAGCCTTGAAAAATCAGCCGAGCAGGTCATTGCATCGGCCTTTTCTGAGGCCTCCCACCGTGATCCCAACCACGAAAAACATTGGGTTGCCTTAGTGGACGGCGAAAATCAACAACTACGAATCCTGAAACGTATGGCCAAAAGACAAAATGTGGCCCTTACGATCATTGTTGATATTATTCATGTTATTGAATACCTCTGGAAAGCTGGCAGGGCATTTCATCCCAAATCCGGCCCGGAGCTTGAAAAATGGGTCCAGTACCGCTTGGCTAAAGTACTCGATGGCAAGGCCGGATTGATGGCAGGGGGGATGCGTAGAAGTGCTACATTAAAAAAATTTACAGACAAACAACGTAAACCTGTAGAAGCCTGCGCAACGTATTTGAAAAATAAAGCACCGTACCTTGAATACCATCATTATCTTGACCTTGGCCTCCCTATTGCCACAGGAGTTATTGAGGGCGCATGTCGTCATCTTGTAAAGGACCGAATGGATATAACTGGTGCCAAATGGCGGTTGTCCAGTGCTGAAGCAGTGTTGCGTCTGCGTGCCTTGCGGAGTAGTAACGATTTTGATGAGTATTGGAATTTTCATGAAGCCTGCGAATACGAACGTAATCACCGGGCTCTTTATCAACATGGTGAGGTTCCGGCTACAAAGCTACCAAAACCTTCACCGAAACGACGGGGGCATCTAAAAGTGATCAAGTAA
- a CDS encoding ParB/RepB/Spo0J family partition protein, with product MRNVTASNQAEIKIEQLIKDPNHPRLTSGNLESLISSIRHDGLMTPISIAKVSDDKYHVFEGWRRVEALKAMGQTEVACILYENLKDADTAHKSFILNTERSQLSEIEIALHIKKMRDDFGYSFRDLEIMGYGSSANISKQVKLLDLSKEVQGLIASGSLSKAHGTELLKLGDPKKMTRMAKRACDHEWSANQLQNAIRRHLTPKEPRKSVGKKDLPAQVIPGVYFKDSKDMSELPDESVGCIFTSPPYFVGMEYEKGVSFRQACVNQKN from the coding sequence ATGAGAAACGTTACAGCTTCTAACCAGGCAGAAATTAAGATCGAACAATTAATCAAGGACCCAAACCATCCGAGACTAACGTCCGGCAATCTGGAATCATTAATCTCAAGCATCCGGCATGATGGACTGATGACTCCGATTTCCATAGCGAAGGTGTCCGATGATAAGTATCATGTTTTTGAAGGCTGGAGACGAGTTGAAGCCCTGAAGGCAATGGGACAGACTGAAGTTGCCTGCATTCTTTACGAAAACCTTAAAGATGCGGACACCGCTCATAAATCCTTCATCTTGAACACGGAACGCAGCCAGCTGAGCGAAATTGAAATCGCCCTGCACATTAAAAAAATGCGCGATGATTTTGGTTACTCCTTCCGGGATCTTGAAATCATGGGTTACGGTTCAAGCGCCAACATTTCCAAACAAGTCAAGCTCCTTGATCTGTCCAAAGAGGTCCAGGGACTAATTGCATCCGGCAGTCTATCAAAGGCCCATGGTACAGAGCTTCTGAAACTTGGTGATCCGAAAAAGATGACCCGTATGGCGAAAAGAGCTTGTGATCACGAATGGTCAGCCAATCAGCTTCAAAATGCCATCCGTAGACACCTTACACCCAAGGAACCAAGGAAATCTGTCGGTAAAAAAGATCTCCCGGCCCAAGTTATTCCCGGAGTCTATTTCAAAGATTCTAAGGATATGTCTGAACTTCCTGATGAATCCGTGGGATGCATCTTCACCAGCCCCCCGTATTTTGTGGGAATGGAATATGAAAAAGGCGTGTCCTTTCGGCAAGCCTGTGTAAATCAAAAAAATTAA
- a CDS encoding IS3 family transposase, translated as MISSQDKQRVMDLIAEACASGARKRMAAELMGLSLRAVQRWEKTGITDRRIGSGCTPVNKLSDQEQQQIIDILKSPEFADLSPKQIVPRLADQEIYIGSESTMHRILRRLDMSTHRQSSRPAQKTSPDPLLATGPNQIWSWDITYLPSNVKGQFYYLYMIMDIYSRKVVSWQVYDCESGDLAADLITDACMQENVHRKQVTLHSDNGSPMKSVTMLAKLQELGVMPSFSRPSVSNDNPYSESLFKTLKYRPDYPEKPFRTIWEARIWGQSFVNWYNNIHLHSGIRFVTPSDRHNGMDIAILDNRHKIYQMARQRHPERWSGETRNWEHDAQVVLKKVKRLKTKNGESSHKRAA; from the coding sequence TTGATATCATCCCAAGACAAACAAAGAGTTATGGATCTGATAGCAGAAGCATGTGCGTCAGGGGCACGAAAACGCATGGCTGCGGAATTGATGGGGCTTTCCCTCAGGGCTGTTCAACGTTGGGAAAAGACAGGAATAACCGATCGGCGTATAGGCTCGGGTTGCACCCCTGTCAACAAATTATCCGATCAGGAGCAGCAGCAGATCATCGACATCCTTAAATCTCCTGAATTTGCAGATCTGTCTCCCAAACAGATCGTTCCCAGACTCGCAGACCAAGAGATTTATATTGGATCCGAGTCTACAATGCACCGCATACTAAGGCGGCTGGACATGAGTACTCATCGCCAGAGCAGTCGACCCGCGCAAAAAACAAGTCCTGATCCATTGCTGGCAACAGGCCCAAATCAGATATGGTCATGGGATATTACATATCTGCCTTCAAACGTTAAGGGCCAATTCTATTACCTTTACATGATAATGGATATATACAGTCGTAAAGTGGTGTCCTGGCAGGTGTATGACTGTGAATCGGGTGACTTGGCGGCAGATCTTATCACTGATGCCTGCATGCAGGAAAATGTACATCGTAAGCAGGTTACACTGCATTCAGACAATGGATCTCCTATGAAATCGGTGACTATGCTGGCCAAACTCCAGGAATTAGGAGTAATGCCATCGTTCAGCAGGCCCAGTGTCAGCAATGATAATCCTTATTCCGAATCATTGTTTAAAACCCTGAAATATCGCCCTGATTATCCAGAGAAACCGTTCAGAACCATTTGGGAGGCTCGTATATGGGGTCAATCTTTTGTGAACTGGTACAACAACATTCATCTTCATAGTGGAATCCGTTTTGTTACTCCTTCTGACCGGCATAATGGTATGGACATTGCGATCTTGGACAACCGTCATAAAATTTATCAGATGGCAAGACAACGGCATCCGGAGCGGTGGTCAGGTGAAACAAGGAACTGGGAGCATGATGCTCAAGTTGTATTGAAAAAAGTTAAACGCCTAAAAACAAAAAACGGTGAGAGTAGCCATAAGCGTGCGGCATAA
- a CDS encoding transposase, translating to MGYSVQLKQTVLQKVFSGNKTHIQISKEFGIGRSTIGKWLRDYRKGDSIKVQSTEKRPKDWTAEERISALITTGAMSPEEQSAWCRQHGIFSHHLQQWKQDAVTSMTTSPRKGPSETEKQLQKELSALKKDLIRKEKALAETAALLVLKKKAQAIWGEPEED from the coding sequence ATGGGGTATTCAGTCCAACTTAAACAAACAGTGTTACAAAAAGTATTCTCTGGAAACAAAACCCATATTCAGATATCAAAAGAATTTGGTATCGGCCGATCAACAATCGGTAAGTGGCTAAGAGACTACAGAAAAGGCGATAGTATAAAAGTGCAATCAACAGAAAAACGCCCCAAAGATTGGACCGCAGAAGAACGGATTTCAGCCTTGATAACAACCGGGGCGATGTCGCCGGAGGAACAATCTGCTTGGTGCCGTCAGCACGGTATCTTTAGTCATCATTTACAGCAATGGAAGCAGGATGCTGTCACAAGCATGACAACATCACCAAGAAAAGGGCCGTCAGAGACAGAAAAGCAGCTTCAAAAAGAACTTTCTGCCTTGAAAAAAGACCTTATCCGTAAGGAAAAAGCTCTGGCAGAGACCGCAGCGCTGTTGGTGCTTAAAAAAAAAGCCCAGGCGATTTGGGGGGAGCCCGAGGAAGATTGA
- a CDS encoding integration host factor subunit alpha, giving the protein MALTKTDLVERIAENNDCSPAEAKDVLEELLEIIKSTLASGEDLMVSGFGKFQVNEKQPRKGRNPATGNSMVLAKRRVVTFKCAGKLKDRINPPPEII; this is encoded by the coding sequence GTGGCACTGACAAAAACTGACCTTGTTGAACGGATTGCCGAGAATAATGATTGTAGTCCAGCCGAAGCAAAAGACGTGTTAGAGGAGCTTCTTGAAATCATAAAATCCACCCTTGCTTCAGGTGAAGATCTTATGGTTAGCGGTTTCGGGAAATTTCAGGTAAATGAAAAACAACCGAGAAAGGGGCGGAATCCTGCCACCGGTAATTCAATGGTGCTGGCTAAAAGACGGGTGGTTACATTTAAATGTGCCGGGAAATTGAAGGACCGAATCAATCCGCCTCCGGAAATAATTTAA
- a CDS encoding sigma-70 family RNA polymerase sigma factor — MLKNNPYLEDFHLAQKICQELLNKNKKAIQELFYKFQKMFVGIAQKRLYSNDPNQAESILSNFWVELLNANAICNYKAQASLKSYLIKILFRRIIDDNRSYLRENSKKDYLEDNATKVLQEKDNNPSPEDRILDDDKKRIINEALLILEDVSPKDADLIRMHLQGFDYRQMAEMQLTISQPDEQELGKKVNSLKKQFTRKRTGSLAKFKICLNRCLEKHKLSYRELFV, encoded by the coding sequence ATGTTAAAAAACAATCCTTATTTGGAAGATTTTCATCTCGCTCAAAAAATTTGTCAGGAATTACTCAATAAGAATAAGAAGGCCATTCAGGAACTTTTCTATAAATTTCAAAAAATGTTTGTTGGCATAGCCCAAAAGCGACTTTACAGTAATGACCCGAATCAAGCTGAGTCTATTTTGTCGAATTTTTGGGTCGAATTACTGAACGCTAATGCCATCTGCAATTATAAAGCCCAAGCCTCTCTTAAATCTTATTTAATAAAAATTTTATTCAGGCGTATCATTGATGATAATCGTTCATACCTCAGGGAAAATTCAAAAAAAGACTATTTAGAGGATAACGCTACAAAAGTCTTACAAGAAAAAGATAACAATCCTTCCCCTGAGGATAGAATACTTGATGATGACAAAAAGAGAATAATCAATGAGGCTTTATTGATATTAGAAGATGTTTCACCCAAAGATGCGGACTTGATCCGAATGCATTTACAGGGCTTCGATTATAGACAAATGGCTGAAATGCAATTGACAATTTCACAGCCTGATGAGCAAGAACTGGGAAAGAAGGTTAATTCATTAAAAAAGCAATTCACACGAAAAAGGACAGGTTCTCTTGCAAAATTTAAAATTTGTTTAAATAGATGTTTAGAAAAACATAAGTTAAGTTATAGGGAACTTTTTGTGTAA
- a CDS encoding CHAT domain-containing tetratricopeptide repeat protein: MHFFVIPNHLKFQSLWVKVLRNCLLLFFLVLTCLFLVFSEIQISVAGPAIDKKNVISNELKQIFYLTAKIVAKKHSGHNVKKIDDVELIEIDEHHSVIYGTMSSDTFRGVLFENPQDGTYVFYNTPKDLAVYDEFLKMNLPAKIEHIKNEFRTIAHYEFSEKKFLPDAAKNLYTLAVLYYESGDYDTAQHLYNRVISITEDSFGPEHPDIATCLTKLVDLYVQTADYSKAEPLLKRAISIHKKALGPEHPKTAESLNYLAWLYKYMGNYYKAEPLYQQAISIGEKVFGPEHPYLATYLNNLAALYYEIGNYGKAEPMYQRSLSIKEKAFGTEHPETAASLNNLAALYVKTADFDKAGVLYQRALSIREKAFGPEHIETAISLNHLAVMYVLKDDNSKAEPLFKRVISIREKNFGPEHPVIASSLNNLAVLYHKMDNSSKALSLYKRALAINEKALGAEHPYTAESFNNLAELYKDIGDYAKAEPMFEQALSIREIILGPEHPDIAKSLNTFAALYWEIRDYDKAEPLYLRALSIREKAFGPEHPDIASCLNNLAALYEDKGDYAKAESLFKRALSIIEQSFGPEHIDTAACLNNLAGLYENMGDYLEAESFYERSLSIHKKNLGSEHHYTAASLNNLAILNAKLGNFKKAYALSIHAQEASAKLIDQVIGFSSEDQKLKFLVRYKENFEIACSLVAFHMQNTPDAPKEILDSWLGLKGLILEAQKRYQDALVYSDNPEVALIFNELSRVRGLISKLYFSRAPNGDLEEYRKRLTELEIQKQGLEDKLIKLSNAFERQMQINRATTQTVSSALPQKTTLLEIAKINRFNFGAKENETSWIPAHYLVFVIHPNQKVRLIDLGPAGPIDKIIQTFKSKNRRRGAGRELYDLVFAKIRPELGSSKEIFISPDGNLSLIPFEILQDPNGRYLIEDFTFNYLSAGRDIVGFGTHKEKSRKPLLIGAPNFDLGIDSSTVLPGSGKRSADMQGMHFDPLPGSLIEVKSISKVIGADKCILRTGDNATEQVLFQAESPQILHIATHGFFLSDQDLPTLKDDRGIVSQIQNPAPAGKHLKIKNPLIRSGLALTGANHTLSSQNVATSQGLLTAEKVLGLKLKGTDLVVLSACNTGMGVIQNGQGVYGLRRAFFQAGAKSLITSMCPVPDKETKELMIQLYKNIQSGMNRCQALRQAALQQKDIVEKRYKHPNPLYWGGFLFLGEP, from the coding sequence ATGCATTTTTTTGTAATACCGAATCATTTAAAATTTCAATCCTTGTGGGTTAAGGTTCTCAGGAACTGTCTCTTGTTGTTTTTCTTGGTACTTACGTGTTTGTTTTTGGTGTTCAGTGAAATTCAAATATCTGTTGCAGGGCCTGCCATAGACAAGAAAAACGTCATTTCTAATGAGTTAAAACAAATTTTTTATTTGACCGCCAAAATCGTTGCAAAAAAACATTCGGGTCATAATGTTAAAAAAATAGATGATGTCGAATTGATCGAAATTGATGAACATCATTCTGTAATATATGGAACGATGTCATCGGATACTTTTCGAGGTGTCCTGTTTGAAAATCCCCAAGATGGCACCTATGTATTTTACAATACTCCAAAAGATTTAGCAGTATATGACGAATTCCTGAAAATGAATCTTCCTGCTAAGATTGAACATATAAAAAACGAGTTTAGAACTATAGCACACTATGAATTTTCTGAAAAAAAATTCCTTCCTGATGCTGCAAAGAACCTGTACACCCTGGCGGTGCTCTATTATGAAAGCGGTGATTATGACACGGCCCAACATCTGTATAACCGCGTAATTTCCATCACGGAAGACTCCTTTGGACCGGAGCATCCAGATATCGCCACATGCCTGACCAAACTTGTGGATTTATATGTACAAACAGCTGATTACAGCAAGGCTGAACCTTTGTTGAAGCGGGCTATTTCCATTCATAAAAAAGCCCTTGGACCGGAACATCCGAAGACTGCAGAGAGTCTCAACTACTTGGCATGGTTATATAAATACATGGGTAATTACTACAAGGCCGAGCCTTTGTACCAACAAGCAATTTCCATCGGGGAAAAGGTCTTTGGGCCGGAACACCCGTATCTCGCCACATATTTAAACAACTTGGCTGCGCTGTACTATGAAATCGGTAATTATGGCAAGGCTGAGCCTATGTATCAACGATCCCTTTCTATTAAGGAAAAAGCCTTTGGGACTGAGCACCCGGAAACCGCAGCATCTCTGAACAACCTGGCAGCACTGTATGTGAAAACAGCTGATTTCGACAAAGCCGGGGTTCTGTATCAACGGGCACTTTCCATCAGAGAAAAAGCCTTTGGACCAGAACATATAGAGACCGCAATAAGCCTGAACCATCTCGCAGTGATGTATGTGCTGAAAGATGATAATTCAAAGGCCGAGCCTTTGTTCAAAAGAGTGATTTCCATTAGAGAAAAAAATTTTGGTCCGGAACATCCTGTGATCGCATCAAGTCTTAACAACCTGGCAGTGCTGTATCACAAAATGGATAATAGCAGCAAGGCCTTGTCCTTATATAAACGAGCTCTCGCCATTAATGAAAAGGCCCTGGGGGCCGAACATCCGTATACCGCTGAGAGTTTTAACAATCTGGCAGAGCTGTATAAAGACATCGGCGATTACGCCAAAGCTGAGCCTATGTTTGAACAAGCTCTTTCCATCAGGGAAATAATACTTGGGCCGGAACATCCAGATATTGCCAAAAGTTTAAATACATTCGCAGCACTATATTGGGAGATACGTGATTACGACAAGGCTGAGCCTTTGTATCTACGAGCTCTTTCCATCAGAGAAAAGGCTTTTGGACCAGAACATCCAGACATCGCATCATGTCTCAACAACCTGGCGGCGCTGTATGAAGATAAGGGCGATTACGCTAAAGCCGAGTCTTTATTTAAACGAGCACTTTCTATAATTGAGCAATCCTTCGGACCGGAACACATAGATACCGCCGCATGTCTCAACAACTTGGCTGGACTGTATGAAAACATGGGGGATTACCTTGAAGCCGAATCATTTTATGAACGCTCACTTTCCATCCATAAAAAAAATCTTGGGTCAGAACATCATTATACTGCCGCAAGTCTGAATAACCTGGCCATTCTGAACGCCAAACTGGGGAATTTCAAGAAAGCCTACGCACTGAGTATACACGCGCAAGAGGCGTCCGCGAAACTCATCGACCAGGTAATAGGGTTTAGTTCTGAAGACCAAAAACTAAAATTTTTGGTCAGATACAAAGAAAACTTTGAAATAGCTTGCAGCCTGGTTGCATTTCATATGCAGAACACCCCTGATGCACCGAAGGAAATACTTGATAGCTGGCTGGGGCTGAAAGGGCTTATTTTAGAAGCTCAAAAGCGTTATCAGGACGCTCTGGTGTATTCGGATAACCCGGAAGTCGCATTAATTTTCAATGAGCTGTCAAGGGTCCGGGGACTAATATCCAAATTATATTTCAGCCGGGCACCAAATGGAGATTTGGAAGAGTATCGTAAGAGACTGACCGAACTTGAAATACAAAAACAAGGCCTGGAGGATAAACTGATAAAGCTCAGCAACGCCTTTGAACGCCAGATGCAAATTAATCGGGCAACCACGCAAACCGTATCGTCAGCTTTGCCACAAAAGACTACGCTGCTTGAAATTGCGAAAATTAATCGTTTTAATTTTGGTGCCAAAGAGAATGAAACAAGTTGGATACCGGCACATTATTTGGTGTTTGTCATTCACCCCAACCAAAAAGTCCGGCTCATTGATCTGGGGCCTGCGGGACCTATTGATAAAATCATCCAGACATTTAAATCAAAAAACAGGCGCCGGGGGGCAGGCAGAGAACTGTATGACCTTGTTTTTGCCAAAATTAGACCTGAGCTTGGTAGTTCAAAGGAGATATTTATCTCACCGGACGGTAATCTGAGCCTGATCCCCTTCGAGATTCTACAGGACCCCAATGGACGATATTTGATTGAGGATTTTACCTTTAATTACCTTTCTGCCGGGCGGGATATCGTTGGTTTCGGGACCCACAAAGAAAAAAGCCGGAAACCGCTGTTAATAGGTGCCCCCAATTTTGATTTAGGGATCGATTCTTCAACTGTTTTGCCAGGTTCAGGTAAAAGATCCGCTGATATGCAAGGGATGCATTTCGACCCTCTGCCCGGTTCACTGATAGAGGTCAAATCGATCAGCAAAGTAATCGGCGCAGATAAATGCATACTCAGAACGGGCGATAATGCCACCGAACAGGTCCTTTTTCAGGCAGAATCCCCCCAGATACTTCACATCGCCACTCACGGTTTTTTTCTTTCCGACCAGGACTTGCCGACGCTGAAGGATGATCGAGGCATCGTAAGTCAAATACAGAACCCGGCGCCTGCCGGCAAACATTTGAAGATAAAGAACCCGCTTATCCGATCAGGACTGGCCCTAACCGGAGCAAATCATACCTTAAGTTCACAGAATGTTGCAACGTCACAGGGACTGCTTACTGCTGAAAAGGTCCTTGGTCTGAAGCTCAAAGGAACGGATCTGGTTGTGCTGTCCGCCTGCAACACAGGCATGGGCGTCATTCAAAATGGTCAGGGGGTATACGGACTCCGACGCGCCTTTTTTCAAGCAGGCGCTAAAAGCCTGATTACCAGTATGTGTCCGGTGCCGGATAAAGAAACAAAGGAATTGATGATTCAATTATACAAAAACATTCAGTCAGGTATGAACAGGTGTCAGGCTTTGCGCCAGGCAGCTTTACAGCAAAAGGATATTGTTGAAAAGAGATATAAACACCCCAATCCTCTTTATTGGGGGGGATTTTTATTTTTAGGAGAACCATAG